One genomic segment of Prosthecobacter fusiformis includes these proteins:
- a CDS encoding beta strand repeat-containing protein — translation MTLRAYLIPLLFLSAVTTHSPAANLYWGGDVNNSFQTLGNWWTTIGRTTAATAIPGSSDIAFFNANTPLTHQIATLGANTSLAGLRFNGNSSTAITLGTLNDYTLTLGTSGLTIDSGAAAHTLNSSLSINTTQTWDNQSNSLFTVAGNLTFGTATTRTMTLSGTGGFAFTGNITSSNTRTLNITTTGPVTFGNIATTHNTSAYILTLNVAEGLNPEVKGVISGVGGITKDGLGTLTLSGANSFTNNFRILAGEVILKNSNTASGQTVFGNSGAAAGSNGFGTLTLDNTAAAINYRTTNVYVQTSSDGAMITSTGDAFAATMSLNGSRNFVINDSESEIDLLVTIGIINGDSTGTLTKLSIGTLMMQGANTYTGATNIDRGKLILDYSLKNGDNKLSNSAATGLRGGHLELRSHSTNATSETTHSLAISSGSNILSLVSNGGQDLTFTLTNGITRTGGALDIRSNDTSKTHLIVGGGVTNNSAGFLGGWATINGTRWATRNGNEIVALAGTTQNDKSLWATGENIILNGTPTGTLVTPSIASLILDDPAGGTFTIDNNAQALTLTSSAILLSKNVTADTTIEGGQILTQNSATNATNDLIITNHSTAKLDISANIGGSNTPLTATQNITVVGSGLTELSGSNTYSGSLLIQGNVQVSGGNAINDFRNTVLATGDNMTSSGARLNLNGSKEGIGNLSGGNESIDSNQTTGPGEVSLGNNGHLILNQTLDTEFRGNFTGTGTITKRGNRTLTLSTNAHSFSGNLDIEGGSIIALESGTAFSEISQLRLRGGSFTSIQSNSTSENKLGDATAVLLEGTTRDGLSVSSIVNGSRAETAGTLSLAGGANTITLSNTMEVTSSTAATTSLIFGASSASFSRSNGSTLLVRGNNLAGTAVANSVALASRLTFTTPAAINDALIGASTSALQTSSVTTLKILPYGIGENSVTGVGSSFLTYATTLGLRPLSETEYATDYGTAGATTNLSLNASALNLTEKTFNALRIVNNAGTSPLAFTGTGTLTLTSGALLFTAGATENDATLGGFSQILAGTSAGTADELVVFVTSSLASPASATLTVNSAIADNGGATSLTKSGGGTLVLGGSNTYTGTTTINEGVLEFGQTTGTLGSGSLRLSGGTLRWAAGNTTDITASSRTVQLLGSSVYLTPAAASVTSVGGSITSAGSTFDVGSNNVTLAGPVGGNGPGGLTKVGTGTLTLSSAPTYTGTTLITQGAMNFQTIAPDTMEGLYLASRGVGGTISSTITSGLNVQQLVVAGAYGNLGDTTGVTATLTVSGGAVNIGNGEGDDFILIGYRDTSSGKSTSNTTGTVNFSNASSVNINVSSIELGSYYGLVPDATRTSAGILTLSNALNDITAGKIIVGHSPISVNNTGSPSSINLGTGITTINTDTFVIGGARASGNVTIGNGGSFTLRGQQGGSTAANLFIGDNDSTTNTGTNNVSTLNLTGASTVDMKLNLLLLGRVSVVNSTGTNGYGRGTLTVGTGLIEATTIRMADPNYSSGTNNNVNTQGTITQSGTSTIRFMDLSKGNGTATWNWQGGTLQNIAGANQTNQNVTISLNGSGSATNPALRAYTVDTGRTATFQTDALFTGTGSFTKEGTGTLALHGTNVNTGTVRLTEGTLALHGTGTMDDAAWFNLATDTTLDFTPRTASSYTSDAVISGTGTLKVTGGTLTVGSNIGSVNSNGTLRPGASSLNATAASANTVGDLTGTLNIAGNLVLSGNTTRLDRATLQAGATTRNAASSLSGSDLATWVNNIPTAHSTFMTGAATGHDLISVTDGLTLNANGGITIIAADNYTGNFGDVFNFLDWSTLLGLTNNSFNVGPRYQTGLETNQDLKLFQLSSGLGWDTSLFLSHGVLVVVPEPSRALLLLLALLSLTLHRRRKN, via the coding sequence ATGACATTGCGCGCCTATCTCATTCCCCTGCTTTTCCTTTCAGCCGTTACCACGCATTCACCTGCGGCGAATCTTTACTGGGGTGGTGATGTAAACAACTCCTTCCAGACCCTGGGCAACTGGTGGACCACCATAGGCCGCACCACGGCCGCGACCGCCATACCGGGGTCCAGCGACATTGCCTTCTTCAACGCCAATACCCCGCTCACGCACCAAATCGCCACGCTGGGTGCCAACACTTCCCTGGCGGGACTCCGTTTCAATGGCAATTCCAGCACCGCCATTACCCTGGGCACACTCAATGACTACACTCTCACGCTAGGGACATCAGGGCTCACCATTGATTCTGGTGCAGCCGCTCACACGCTGAATTCCAGCCTCTCCATCAATACCACCCAGACTTGGGACAACCAGAGCAACAGCCTATTTACCGTCGCTGGAAATCTCACTTTCGGCACTGCCACCACTCGGACGATGACGCTCAGCGGCACCGGCGGATTTGCCTTCACAGGTAACATCACCAGTTCCAACACCCGTACTCTCAATATTACCACCACGGGTCCTGTTACCTTTGGAAATATTGCCACCACTCACAATACCTCTGCCTACATCCTCACCTTGAACGTCGCAGAAGGACTCAATCCTGAAGTGAAGGGAGTCATTTCAGGCGTCGGAGGCATCACTAAAGACGGCCTTGGCACCCTCACCCTCTCTGGAGCAAACAGTTTCACGAATAATTTCCGCATCCTTGCAGGTGAAGTCATCCTCAAAAATTCCAACACCGCGAGCGGCCAAACCGTTTTCGGGAACTCCGGTGCGGCTGCTGGTTCCAACGGATTCGGCACCCTCACTCTGGATAATACGGCAGCAGCCATCAATTACCGCACGACAAACGTCTATGTCCAAACATCAAGTGATGGTGCAATGATCACATCCACGGGTGACGCCTTTGCCGCCACCATGTCTTTGAATGGCAGTAGAAACTTCGTCATCAATGACAGTGAATCCGAAATCGACCTTCTTGTTACCATTGGCATCATCAATGGAGACAGCACCGGTACCTTGACCAAGCTATCTATCGGCACGCTCATGATGCAGGGTGCCAATACCTACACGGGGGCCACCAATATTGATCGCGGTAAACTCATCCTCGATTACAGCCTCAAGAATGGCGACAACAAACTTTCAAATTCCGCCGCTACCGGATTGCGCGGCGGCCATCTGGAACTGCGCAGCCACAGCACCAATGCCACCTCCGAGACTACTCATTCCCTTGCCATCTCCAGTGGCAGCAATATCCTCTCTCTCGTCAGCAACGGTGGTCAGGACCTCACTTTTACTCTCACCAATGGCATCACCCGCACCGGTGGTGCTCTGGACATCCGCAGCAATGACACCTCCAAAACTCATCTCATCGTCGGAGGCGGTGTGACCAACAACAGCGCTGGTTTCCTCGGCGGCTGGGCCACCATTAACGGTACCCGGTGGGCCACCCGCAATGGCAATGAGATCGTCGCCCTCGCCGGAACCACCCAAAACGACAAAAGCCTCTGGGCTACCGGTGAAAATATCATCCTCAATGGCACCCCCACCGGCACCCTTGTTACCCCCTCCATCGCCTCCCTTATCCTCGACGATCCTGCAGGCGGCACCTTCACCATCGATAACAACGCCCAAGCACTCACCCTCACTTCATCCGCCATTCTCCTCAGCAAAAACGTCACGGCGGATACCACCATCGAAGGCGGGCAGATCCTCACTCAAAACAGTGCTACCAATGCCACCAATGATCTTATCATCACCAATCACTCCACAGCCAAACTAGACATCTCAGCGAACATAGGCGGTAGTAATACGCCTCTTACAGCTACCCAAAACATCACTGTTGTGGGAAGCGGTCTCACTGAGCTTTCCGGTTCCAATACTTATTCCGGAAGCCTCCTCATCCAGGGCAATGTTCAGGTCTCTGGCGGCAATGCCATCAATGATTTTCGCAATACCGTCCTCGCCACCGGCGACAATATGACCAGCAGCGGAGCCCGCCTGAATCTGAACGGTAGCAAAGAGGGGATCGGCAACTTGTCTGGAGGCAACGAGAGTATAGACAGCAATCAGACCACGGGTCCAGGTGAGGTCAGTCTGGGAAACAATGGGCATCTCATTCTCAACCAGACACTGGACACCGAATTCCGCGGCAATTTTACCGGAACTGGAACCATCACCAAGCGCGGCAACCGGACGCTTACCCTCTCCACCAATGCCCACTCATTCTCGGGAAATCTCGATATTGAAGGAGGATCCATCATCGCCCTTGAATCTGGCACAGCATTCTCTGAAATCAGTCAGCTTCGCCTTCGCGGCGGTTCCTTTACCTCTATTCAAAGCAATAGCACATCTGAAAACAAACTCGGAGATGCCACCGCCGTCCTTCTCGAAGGCACGACTCGGGACGGACTCAGTGTCTCCAGCATAGTCAATGGTTCACGTGCTGAGACCGCTGGCACACTCAGTCTCGCAGGTGGTGCCAATACCATCACCCTGTCTAACACGATGGAAGTCACAAGCAGCACCGCAGCCACGACTTCCCTCATCTTTGGGGCCAGCAGCGCATCGTTCTCACGCAGCAATGGCTCTACTCTCCTTGTGCGAGGCAACAACCTCGCTGGCACCGCCGTTGCCAATTCAGTTGCCCTGGCCTCTCGCCTTACCTTTACCACTCCTGCGGCTATCAATGACGCCCTCATCGGTGCCAGCACTTCCGCCCTCCAGACATCCAGCGTCACCACGCTCAAAATCCTCCCCTATGGTATCGGAGAAAACAGCGTCACCGGCGTCGGCAGCTCTTTTCTCACCTATGCCACCACCCTCGGTCTCCGCCCTCTGTCTGAAACCGAATACGCCACCGACTACGGTACCGCAGGGGCCACCACCAATCTCAGCCTCAACGCCAGCGCCTTAAATCTCACGGAAAAAACATTCAATGCCCTCCGCATTGTCAATAACGCGGGTACCTCTCCGCTAGCATTCACCGGCACAGGCACCCTCACACTCACCAGTGGCGCACTCCTGTTTACCGCCGGAGCCACTGAAAACGACGCCACCCTCGGTGGCTTCAGCCAGATCCTGGCTGGCACCAGTGCAGGCACAGCGGATGAACTTGTGGTCTTCGTCACCTCCTCTCTCGCATCCCCAGCCTCCGCCACCCTCACGGTAAATTCCGCCATTGCTGACAACGGTGGAGCCACCAGCCTCACCAAATCCGGCGGTGGTACCCTCGTGCTGGGCGGCAGCAATACATACACCGGCACCACCACCATCAATGAAGGCGTGCTTGAGTTCGGCCAGACCACAGGCACGCTCGGCAGCGGTAGCCTCCGTCTTTCCGGCGGCACACTGCGTTGGGCTGCGGGGAACACCACCGACATCACTGCCTCCAGCCGCACCGTCCAGCTTCTTGGCTCTTCCGTCTATCTTACCCCAGCCGCAGCCTCAGTCACCAGTGTTGGCGGCAGCATTACCTCGGCGGGCAGTACTTTCGATGTGGGAAGCAACAACGTCACTCTAGCTGGCCCCGTTGGCGGAAACGGCCCTGGCGGCCTCACGAAAGTCGGCACTGGCACCCTCACTCTTAGTTCCGCCCCCACTTACACGGGCACCACACTCATCACCCAGGGTGCCATGAACTTCCAGACCATCGCCCCGGATACCATGGAAGGCCTTTACCTTGCCAGCAGAGGCGTCGGCGGCACCATTTCTTCCACCATTACCAGTGGTCTTAATGTACAGCAGCTTGTTGTTGCCGGAGCTTATGGCAACCTTGGCGACACCACCGGCGTCACCGCCACACTCACTGTCAGCGGCGGAGCCGTCAACATTGGCAACGGCGAAGGGGATGACTTCATCCTCATTGGCTATCGCGACACCAGCTCTGGCAAAAGCACCTCCAACACCACCGGCACGGTCAATTTTAGTAACGCAAGTTCAGTTAATATCAATGTCAGCAGCATTGAACTTGGGAGCTACTATGGTCTCGTCCCTGACGCTACTCGCACCTCTGCCGGCATCCTGACTCTTTCAAATGCACTGAACGACATCACCGCAGGCAAAATTATCGTCGGCCACAGTCCGATTTCGGTCAACAACACCGGTAGTCCTTCCTCAATAAACCTCGGCACCGGCATTACCACCATCAATACTGACACTTTTGTCATCGGCGGTGCCCGCGCATCGGGTAACGTCACTATCGGCAACGGCGGGTCCTTCACCCTTCGTGGCCAGCAGGGCGGCAGCACTGCTGCCAACCTCTTCATTGGCGACAATGACAGCACGACCAATACCGGCACAAACAACGTTTCAACACTCAACCTCACCGGTGCTTCAACCGTGGACATGAAACTCAATCTCCTCCTCCTCGGACGCGTCAGTGTTGTCAATTCCACTGGCACCAACGGCTATGGACGCGGAACCCTCACCGTCGGTACAGGTCTCATTGAGGCTACCACCATCCGCATGGCCGACCCCAACTACTCCTCAGGGACCAACAATAACGTCAACACTCAAGGCACCATCACCCAGTCCGGCACCTCCACCATCCGTTTCATGGACCTCAGCAAAGGCAATGGCACGGCCACTTGGAACTGGCAGGGAGGCACCCTCCAAAACATCGCCGGGGCCAATCAGACTAACCAAAACGTCACCATCAGCCTCAATGGCAGCGGCTCCGCCACCAATCCCGCCCTCCGCGCATACACTGTCGATACCGGACGCACCGCCACCTTCCAAACGGATGCCTTATTCACCGGCACCGGCTCCTTCACCAAGGAAGGCACTGGCACCCTCGCCCTGCATGGCACCAACGTCAATACAGGCACCGTCCGCCTCACCGAAGGCACCCTCGCCCTCCATGGCACCGGCACCATGGACGACGCCGCCTGGTTCAATCTCGCTACCGATACGACCCTTGACTTCACCCCGCGCACCGCATCCTCCTACACCAGTGATGCAGTCATCTCCGGAACAGGTACCCTCAAAGTAACGGGCGGCACCCTCACCGTGGGCAGCAACATCGGCAGCGTCAATTCTAACGGCACCCTCCGTCCCGGAGCCTCCAGCCTGAACGCCACCGCCGCCAGCGCAAACACCGTCGGAGATCTCACCGGCACCCTCAACATTGCAGGCAACCTCGTACTCTCCGGCAATACCACCCGCCTGGACCGCGCCACCCTCCAGGCTGGTGCCACCACCCGCAATGCCGCCTCCTCCCTCAGTGGCAGCGACCTCGCCACCTGGGTGAATAACATCCCCACCGCCCACAGCACCTTCATGACCGGTGCAGCCACCGGCCATGATCTCATCAGCGTCACCGACGGCCTCACCCTCAATGCTAATGGCGGCATCACCATCATCGCGGCTGACAATTACACCGGTAACTTTGGCGACGTCTTCAACTTCCTCGACTGGAGCACCCTCCTTGGCCTAACCAATAACAGCTTCAACGTCGGCCCCCGTTACCAGACCGGCCTTGAGACCAACCAGGACCTCAAACTTTTCCAGCTCTCCTCCGGCCTTGGTTGGGACACCAGTCTCTTCCTCAGCCACGGCGTCCTCGTCGTCGTTCCTGAGCCATCCCGCGCCCTCCTTCTCCTTCTCGCGCTTCTCTCCCTCACTCTTCACCGCCGCCGGAAGAACTAG
- a CDS encoding MarR family winged helix-turn-helix transcriptional regulator: MSTPLQPEIKDHAKLADFILFSQREFLLNLSKELNRDNISFAQFFLLSYLASSKELTMTDIARKMGHSTAAATGLVDRLEKLGYMERTHAIDDRRKVMVRVTSKGLDLVSRLRDELQHQIAEAMTETDATDAASFMTSYRTMDTSMASR, from the coding sequence ATGTCCACCCCACTTCAACCTGAAATCAAGGATCACGCTAAACTGGCTGATTTTATCCTCTTCAGTCAGCGTGAGTTTTTGCTTAACCTTTCGAAGGAGCTGAACCGTGACAATATCTCTTTTGCGCAGTTTTTCCTGCTGAGCTATCTGGCCTCTTCTAAAGAGCTGACGATGACAGACATTGCCCGTAAAATGGGGCATTCGACAGCGGCGGCGACAGGATTGGTGGATCGGTTAGAGAAGCTGGGATACATGGAGCGGACACACGCGATTGATGACCGCCGCAAGGTGATGGTGCGTGTGACGTCAAAAGGACTGGACCTGGTGAGCCGCCTGCGGGATGAGCTTCAGCATCAGATCGCTGAGGCGATGACTGAGACCGATGCTACTGATGCGGCATCTTTTATGACTTCCTACCGGACGATGGATACGAGCATGGCCAGCCGTTAA
- a CDS encoding polyphenol oxidase family protein, which yields MDDSLWMTFPLLEALPDFQHRFILRHPTIPVDAERAQVVERLWEWHRQQAVEMGFDGQALCTAEQVHGAEVAVVNEPLKDAIPGVDGLITRTSGLVLGIYVADCGAVFLADPVTGAYGIVHSGKKGSELGIAAVAIQKMVEHFGSDPANIRVQVGPCIRPPAYEVDFAAGIRQSCLAAGILPEHYEDCGVCTSSDLQRFYSYRMEKGRTGRLLALMGRLAV from the coding sequence ATGGATGATTCTTTGTGGATGACTTTTCCTCTGCTGGAGGCGTTGCCTGATTTTCAGCATCGCTTTATACTGCGGCACCCGACAATACCTGTGGATGCTGAGCGTGCCCAGGTGGTGGAGAGGTTGTGGGAATGGCATCGGCAGCAGGCGGTGGAGATGGGATTTGATGGGCAGGCACTCTGTACCGCTGAGCAGGTGCACGGGGCCGAAGTGGCGGTGGTGAATGAACCACTGAAGGACGCTATACCCGGAGTGGACGGGCTGATCACCCGTACTTCGGGGCTGGTTTTGGGAATCTATGTGGCGGATTGTGGAGCTGTCTTCCTGGCGGACCCGGTGACGGGTGCGTATGGAATCGTGCATTCAGGGAAGAAGGGATCTGAACTGGGGATCGCAGCTGTGGCGATCCAGAAAATGGTGGAACATTTTGGGTCTGATCCGGCGAATATCCGGGTGCAGGTGGGGCCATGTATACGCCCTCCTGCTTATGAGGTGGATTTTGCCGCAGGTATTCGCCAAAGCTGCCTCGCTGCGGGGATTTTGCCCGAGCACTATGAAGACTGCGGTGTATGCACATCCTCAGACTTGCAGCGTTTCTATTCTTATCGGATGGAAAAAGGCCGCACGGGACGCTTGCTAGCGCTGATGGGGCGCCTGGCGGTATAA
- the ispE gene encoding 4-(cytidine 5'-diphospho)-2-C-methyl-D-erythritol kinase produces the protein MELSSPAKINLWLRVLGRRSDGFHEVETRLCKIGIADTVQIDLLGSGNDVELTCNVPGIPLDESNLVMKALRAFEQKTRQTRSWRIHLEKRIPSGAGLGGGSSNAAVVLRAVNELCGNPLKLVDLLKIAGGIGADVPCFLLDTPAADGSGRGEQVTGVEFPWKLPLVLIKPAFPIPTPWAYQHWKDSKELRGVLYGPQICPWGEMVNGLERPVFEKYRLLPALKTWLLSQKGVTAALMSGSGSTMFAITKSGAEAGALAEEARRWCGETAWVQATETLSSIENPA, from the coding sequence GTGGAGCTATCCTCACCTGCAAAGATCAACTTATGGCTGCGTGTCTTGGGACGCAGATCTGATGGATTTCATGAAGTCGAGACGCGACTTTGCAAAATCGGGATTGCCGATACGGTACAAATTGATCTTTTAGGAAGTGGAAATGATGTGGAGCTTACGTGCAATGTGCCAGGGATTCCGTTGGATGAAAGCAATCTGGTGATGAAGGCGCTGCGCGCTTTTGAGCAAAAGACACGGCAGACACGATCCTGGCGAATCCATTTGGAAAAGCGGATTCCATCCGGTGCTGGACTGGGAGGCGGCAGCAGTAATGCGGCAGTGGTATTGCGTGCGGTGAATGAGCTATGTGGAAATCCGCTGAAATTGGTAGATTTACTAAAGATCGCCGGAGGCATTGGTGCGGATGTTCCCTGTTTTCTGCTTGATACACCTGCGGCGGATGGATCGGGTCGTGGGGAGCAGGTAACAGGGGTGGAATTTCCCTGGAAGCTACCCCTGGTGCTGATCAAACCGGCATTTCCGATCCCGACACCTTGGGCTTACCAGCACTGGAAGGATTCAAAAGAATTGCGCGGGGTATTGTATGGGCCGCAAATTTGCCCCTGGGGGGAAATGGTGAATGGGCTGGAGCGGCCCGTATTTGAGAAATACAGGCTGTTACCGGCCTTGAAAACTTGGCTGTTGAGCCAAAAAGGGGTGACGGCTGCACTCATGTCCGGCTCAGGATCGACGATGTTTGCGATCACTAAATCGGGTGCGGAGGCGGGAGCGCTCGCTGAAGAGGCGAGGCGCTGGTGTGGTGAGACTGCCTGGGTGCAGGCGACTGAGACGCTAAGTTCTATCGAGAATCCGGCGTAA
- a CDS encoding SufE family protein, giving the protein MSYPTALNEIIQLFEFLPEAERRDLLINYSEAVAGYARNEESCYDLEDVRKDEECTDTVGVFLRVDDAERVSFAIELGPKVQTLTKAMTVILCRGLNGSTLAEVLAVPADFVPRIIGADLVRLRSQTVYYVLGRMKKAAKMYVEQNL; this is encoded by the coding sequence ATGTCTTATCCGACAGCTCTGAACGAGATCATTCAACTCTTCGAATTCCTGCCTGAGGCGGAGAGGCGTGATTTGTTGATCAATTATTCTGAGGCTGTGGCCGGTTACGCTCGAAATGAGGAGAGCTGCTATGATCTGGAGGATGTGCGTAAAGATGAGGAATGCACGGATACGGTGGGTGTGTTCCTGCGGGTGGATGATGCGGAACGGGTGTCTTTTGCCATTGAACTAGGGCCAAAGGTACAAACGCTGACCAAGGCGATGACGGTCATCCTCTGCCGAGGGCTAAATGGCAGTACGCTAGCTGAAGTATTGGCTGTGCCTGCGGACTTTGTGCCGCGCATCATCGGTGCTGACCTAGTGAGGCTGCGCAGCCAGACAGTTTATTACGTGCTCGGCAGGATGAAGAAGGCGGCGAAAATGTATGTGGAACAAAATCTGTAG
- a CDS encoding potassium channel family protein has protein sequence MKGLFSVIATILQDRTSRTNLQALVKLLLVLLGLIVGFTVVFHLLMEREGQHHSWVTGLYWTLTVMTTLGFGDITFAGDIGRFFSIVVLVTGVIFMLVLLPFTFIEFFYAPWMRAQAASKAPRELPETMEHHVILTAYDAVASALIPMLQKYGHPYVVLCPTLAEALELGERGIKSAVGDLDDPETYRKMRIEKAAMLVTTRSDMINVNVTFTARELVPHMPIVASAASNASRDVLELAGVTLALRLEEVMGNTLARRISIRDSDAHVIGNIYGLMIAEASAAGTSLVGSTLSQSRIRALTGASIIGTWNHGCLEIAEPDKLITAQTLFVVAGTKEQLARFNATFTTHSVDKPRVLIIGGGRVGRATYHALREMDVCSISLIEKMPERVKTIPDAVIGDALEMDVLKQAFAREATTLIITTHDDDTNVALTIFFRRLRSNWQILTRSTMDRNVPTLLRAGADLVLSYAAMGANTILNILRGSDHLLLAEGVNVFPAEIPPSMAGKKISELQVRSQTGCTIIAVEDDGQRVINPPADYQLPLSGRIFLIGNIEAEDQFLTRFKPVLQVRKKGSHI, from the coding sequence ATGAAGGGCCTCTTCTCTGTCATCGCCACCATCCTGCAGGATCGCACCAGCCGCACCAATCTGCAGGCACTGGTGAAGCTGCTCCTGGTCTTGCTCGGGCTGATTGTCGGCTTCACGGTCGTCTTTCATCTCCTCATGGAGAGGGAAGGCCAGCACCATTCGTGGGTCACTGGCTTGTATTGGACACTCACCGTCATGACCACGCTGGGTTTTGGAGACATCACCTTTGCCGGGGACATCGGCCGCTTCTTTTCCATCGTGGTCCTTGTTACCGGCGTCATCTTCATGCTGGTCCTGCTGCCGTTTACTTTTATCGAATTTTTCTATGCGCCCTGGATGCGGGCACAGGCCGCTTCCAAAGCCCCCCGTGAGCTACCGGAGACGATGGAACACCACGTCATCCTCACCGCGTATGATGCCGTGGCCAGCGCACTCATTCCGATGCTTCAGAAATACGGGCATCCTTATGTGGTCCTCTGCCCCACCCTCGCGGAGGCCCTGGAGCTGGGCGAGCGTGGCATCAAATCCGCAGTGGGTGATCTGGATGATCCCGAAACCTACCGCAAGATGCGCATCGAGAAAGCGGCTATGCTTGTCACCACCCGGAGTGACATGATCAATGTAAACGTCACCTTCACTGCCCGTGAACTGGTGCCCCACATGCCCATCGTCGCATCCGCAGCCTCCAATGCTTCAAGGGATGTGCTTGAACTCGCCGGCGTCACCCTCGCCCTTAGGCTTGAAGAGGTCATGGGCAACACACTCGCCCGCCGCATCAGTATTCGCGATTCAGATGCTCACGTGATTGGCAACATCTACGGCCTAATGATTGCTGAAGCTTCGGCGGCGGGCACCTCCCTCGTCGGCAGCACCCTTTCCCAAAGCCGTATCCGTGCCCTCACAGGGGCCAGCATCATCGGCACCTGGAATCACGGCTGTCTCGAGATCGCTGAGCCGGACAAGCTCATCACCGCACAGACCTTGTTTGTCGTGGCCGGCACCAAGGAACAACTGGCCAGGTTCAATGCCACCTTCACCACCCATTCAGTGGATAAACCGCGGGTCCTCATCATCGGCGGTGGCCGTGTCGGCCGGGCCACCTACCACGCCTTGCGTGAGATGGACGTCTGCTCCATCAGCCTCATTGAAAAAATGCCGGAGCGCGTCAAAACCATCCCCGATGCCGTTATCGGCGACGCCCTTGAGATGGATGTGCTCAAACAAGCCTTTGCCCGTGAGGCCACCACTCTCATCATCACAACTCATGATGATGACACCAATGTCGCCCTCACCATTTTCTTTCGCCGTTTGCGCAGCAATTGGCAGATCCTCACCCGCAGTACGATGGATCGCAATGTTCCCACGCTCCTGCGTGCGGGCGCAGATCTTGTCCTCTCTTATGCTGCCATGGGGGCCAACACCATCCTCAACATCCTCCGGGGTTCAGACCACCTCCTTTTAGCTGAAGGCGTCAACGTTTTCCCCGCTGAAATCCCGCCTTCCATGGCAGGGAAAAAGATCAGCGAGCTCCAAGTGCGCTCCCAGACAGGCTGCACCATCATTGCCGTAGAAGATGATGGTCAACGCGTCATCAATCCGCCGGCGGACTATCAGTTGCCCCTTTCTGGACGCATCTTCCTCATCGGCAATATTGAGGCTGAAGATCAGTTCCTCACCAGATTCAAACCCGTCCTTCAAGTCAGGAAAAAAGGCAGCCACATTTAA